From a region of the Dictyostelium discoideum AX4 chromosome 2 chromosome, whole genome shotgun sequence genome:
- the alxA gene encoding ALG-2 interacting protein X yields MLSIERKRTEKVDFSKPLTKYIKEQFSKAESDQHETQIATLNGLREDVRNLQERTETSKEMVWKYYSILSSLELRFPISENNVRISFPWTDSYRQRKSTLYSIYFERASVLFNYGSIVSQIASSTNRSNIEGVKKACNQFQLAAGVFNKLREYASLHPECSTSADFSSESLQALVTIMLAQAQECIYEKASMDNLSDSILSKLAAQVAEYYDTFNQLLNSNSLKSIVDRNWNITATVKSYLYKAISLYCHAKGLEQVSQFGEQVSRLMIAVDNINQSKVNLAKTAPIELKEIVERYVISITRYCESAKKDNDTIYHDTIPPAHKLTPIEKKPLAKALPLPEINFVDPFNSLVPFSVKEDSAYYNDQKETLLRKELDNIEFHNQSAKASLLSMGLPGSIEALDVGVPVALKEKMNVVTNEQGVSNITRLLENIQQLSDEDSAICLSAGNLLKKEEDEDNLMRATYGAQWHRTPSYTLTANLTQDYAKYTSHLQHSTKSDSFIRKKFEDHKNSIQELENQTEIIALLPTNNLPSGKIAEIASLTVLMNDLDALMANRESIAEKLKNLCKKDDITLKLLSPQKDKSLIYAEEIQKYEPLQMSLNESFLKQQKLIEDIRKENEKFTNQKSKQGNQREEILQKYANAYKVYNELKANLDEGTQFYLNFQEILNKFLNRCKDFTTGRENEKIELKRQIEAGVNPHSPLTSPSPSLQSPVNNYPNQFSSPQYHTSPNQQQQQQQQYVPSSQPPPQYSYNPQPYQPPQQFGGPLPPPQSFSAPPPPQSFTAPPPYNSNNKHY; encoded by the exons atgttATCAATCGAGAGAAAAAGAACAGAAAAAGTTGATTTTAGTAAACCATTAActaaatatattaaagaaCAATTTAGTAAAGCAGAATCAGATCAACATGAAACTCAAATTGCAACTTTAAATGGATTAAGAGAAGATGTTAGAAATTTACAAGAAAGAACTGAAACTTCAAAAGAAATGGTTTGGaaatattattcaattttatcatcattagaATTAAGATTTCCAATTAGTGAAAAtaat gtaaGAATTTCATTCCCATGGACAGATTCATATAGACAAAGAAAATCAACATTGTAtagtatttattttgaaagaGCATcagtattatttaattatggATCGATAGTATCACAAATAGCATCATCAACCAATAGATCAAATATAGAGGGAGTTAAGAAAGCATgtaatcaatttcaattggcAGCAGGTGTATTCAATAAGTTGAGAGAATATGCATCATTACATCCAGAATGTTCAACATCAGCTGATTTCTCATCAGAATCATTACAAGCATTAGTAACCATAATGTTGGCACAAGCTCAAGAATGTATCTATGAAAAGGCTTCAATGGATAATCTATCAGATTCAATCCTTTCAAAATTAGCTGCTCAAGTTGCTGAATATTATGATACATTTaatcaacttttaaattcaaattctttaaaatcaattgttgATAGA aattggaaTATAACTGCAACAGTTAAaagttatttatataaagCTATTTCATTATATTGTCACGCAAAAGGGTTAGAACAAGTATCACAATTTGGTGAACAAGTTTCAAGATTAATGATTGCagttgataatattaatcaatcaaaaGTAAACTTAGCCAAAACAGCACCAATTGAATTGAAAGAGATTGTTGAAAGATATGTAATTTCAATCACTAGATATTGTGAATCAGCAAAGAAGGATAATGATACCATCTATCATGACACAATTCCACCAGCTCATAAATTAACACCAATTGAGAAGAAACCATTAGCAAAagcattaccattaccagaGATTAATTTTGTTGATCCATTCAATTCATTAGTACCATTCTCTGTTAAAGAAGATTCTGCATATTATAATGATCAAAAAGAAACTTTATTAAGAAAAGAATTggataatattgaatttcaTAATCAATCTGCAAAAGC atcattattatcaatggGATTACCAGGATCAATTGAAGCATTAGATGTTGGTGTACCAGTAgcattaaaagaaaagatgAATGTTGTTACAAATGAACAAGGTGTTAGTAATATAACTAGATTATTAGAGAATATTCAACAATTATCAGATGAAGATAGTGCAATTTGTTTATCAGCTGGTAATCTATTGAAAAaggaagaagatgaagataatTTAATGAGAGCAACCTATGGTGCACAATGGCACAGAACTCCATCCTATACATTGACTGCAAATCTAACTCAAGATTATGCAAAGTATACAAGTCATTTACAACATTCCACTAAATCTGATAGTTTTATTAGAAAGAAATTTGAAGAtcataaaaattcaattcaagAATTAGAGAATCAAACAGAGATCATTGCATTGTTACCAACCAATAATTTACCATCGGGTAAAATAGCAGAGATTGCATCGTTGACAGTGTTGATGAACGATTTGGATGCTTTGATGGCCAATAGAGAATCGATAGCAGAGAAACTAAAGAATCTTTGCAAGAAGGATGATATCACTTTGAAACTTTTATCACCTCAAAAggataaatctttaatttacGCAGAGGAAATCCAAAAATACGAACCACTTCAAATGTCTTTGAATGAGAGTTTCttgaaacaacaaaaactCATTGAAGATATTAGAAAAGAGAATGAGAAATTCacaaatcaaaaatcaaaacaagGTAATCAAAGAGAGGAAATCCTTCAAAAGTATGCAAATGCTTACAAAGTCTACAATGAGTTAAAGGCAAACTTGGATGAAGGTACTCAATTCTATTTGAATTTCCAagagattttaaataaatttttaaatagatgTAAAGATTTCACCACTGGTAGAGagaatgaaaaaattgaattaaaaagaCAAATTGAAGCTGGTGTTAATCCACATTCACCTTTAACTTCACCTTCTCCATCTTTACAATCACCAGTTAATAATTATCCAAATCAATTCTCTTCACCACAATATCATACTTCaccaaatcaacaacaacaacaacaacaacaatatgtACCATCATctcaaccaccaccacaataCTCTTATAATCCACAACCAtatcaaccaccacaacaatttGGTGgaccattaccaccaccacaatctTTTTCtgctccaccaccaccacaatctTTTACTGCTCCACCACcttataattcaaataataaacattattaa
- the cchl gene encoding cytochrome c heme-lyase: MGDDNTNNTSITKSSPTDAMGGGCPIAHDINPANHMYKPNQNPHPDQTKPLSTERITSTIPRTEKDNWQYPSPQMFFNAMKKKQYEPKEEDMSVVISIHNTVNEKCWEDVLQWENDYKDVCPNPKLKKFKGKATDFSPKAKFLNTFLGYKLPFDRHDWIVDRNGKEVRYVIDFYEGRINKDSGKSIGIYIDVRPAIDDFSSLKDRVLHFFK, from the exons atgggtgatgataatactaataatacaTCAATAACTAAAAGTTCACCAACCGATGCAATGGGAGGTGGTTGCCCAATTGCACATGATATTAATCCAGCCAATCATATGTATAAACCAAATCAAAATCCACACCCAGATCAAACTAAACCATTGTCAACCGAAAGAATTACATCAACCATTCCAAGAActgaaaaagataattgGCAATATCCTTCACCACAAATGTTTTTCAATGcaatgaaaaagaaacaatatGAACCAAAAGAAGAGGATATGAGTGTTGTCATTTCAATTCATAATACtgtaaatgaaaaatgtTGGGAAGATGTTTTACAATGGGAAAATGATTATAAAGA TGTTTGTCCAAAtccaaaattaaagaaatttaaaggAAAAGCAACAGATTTTAGTCCAAAAGcaaagtttttaaatacatttttaggttataaattaccatttgatAGACATGATTGGATTGTTGATAGAAATGGTAAAGAAGTACGTTatgtaattgatttttatgaaggtagaattaataaagattCTGGTAAATCAATTGGTATCTATATTGATGTTAGACCAGCAATTGATGACTTTTCATCTTTAAAAGATAGGGTTTTacattttttcaaataa
- a CDS encoding Ras GTPase activation domain-containing protein (calponin homology (CH) domain-containing protein) encodes MTYTDSRYNTLNRGSKKMDPPFITQEVLASAKISKKDNILINANAEDGSVHTFSEEEKVAYSKFITERLIDQEDVLSNYVPIDPSTDQLFVNCTDGVLLNKLMESLFLTQVNLKGLCIKNKMNPFEMIQNQNIVIKNAIEVGCIIVNIGAQDLMNATPYLVLGVIWQIIKQGLLSKVNQNANEILEILFEEDSVKEVDNTQNQSDEHSAEEILLRWVNYHLEKEGCERRISNFSEDIQDSVVYSHLFHQLVPIEFENLVSTIHSESNLFSRAELITKACEKIGVKCFLTPSDIALGHPKLNLALVASLFNSEAAIANLRKEREEKHRTDQERLERERLERERIERERLERERLEQERLERERLERERLEKQRQEMERIEQERIELERLERERLEQERLEQERIERERLERERLEQERLEQERLERERLEQERLECERLERERLEQERLEQERLERERIELEELERIERERLEYEERERIERERIEREREELEEQERLEYERLEQERIEREEMERIERERIEREEFERLEEERIEREREEALRLEAERLERELRERERITRQSELERIEYNKEYKICIRIQKRMIDDTSLTDNMTKLIGDITELKRNIIGELRNTTHHQAELKKLTKSIDRVLENKNEGKKLKKQKKVIIKPVKGVPNGLDPNKMKNYQSLFYYLQTRPEVMGKLLFLLDRNQMGKTFDNLLLSMFPYEISPREEDLFLKALTVGIEYQIKYSETLQDFLQSESVPMKLLYQYFKKKGFKYLKEIITPLILKVLDQTDLNLNFDPYWIQKEIQIAKELKDGKKSEKKTLDQTFEQLMANNDVVSIFNSRCLQLVELGNAFLERITKSIEQLPVQLRYLCRIIAEKSKYAFPTNNTNNHHNGGGISSDESGSTTANITLNNNRSKQLPENREKYISYFLIIYRFIIPIISSPDLLNELVLLQHPYITKQSRFNLSQLSRLIQSVFSEKPWMNYFPTVYLNKWIIQNSSSADKFLCQVAQVPDLDELIHYSEYNEIMLENNIKFCSVINISEIIWLHETILSNFYDLEDIGTLKEVSEKSIQNLAERAINSKLDKGKYVTAARQSTPAIMTSQKSQNWPLKKYLDEIDFPIQLPEQGDRSIQLSFINRLDQLNEQSIDLWKECKLWMIDILSKSQPPKKNANTIEIIREAIDYFKTGSNSSENLSIINKSNELISRLRTFDRDQCTDGLDGGGPDNFNLFLLDVEKELATILRKNKVMRSELTRLHSLLKSIRIDAAPLEHLTKFQNEQLEKAIVKKQLKTTQLTPLPKDKSTIKPHKFILLDLVKKGMILRCELPESSFSKTKIYIKSLGPGLFEIEAKFGPITKSLQLELDDLLEKSKNHIDEFPLEGITLDVTLTIHLLMKLFSL; translated from the exons ATGACATATACTGATAGTCGATATAATACTTTAAATAGAGGTAGCAAGAAAATGGACCCTCCATTCATTACTCAAGAAGTATTAGCAAGTgcaaaaatatctaaaaaagataatatattaatcaaTGCAAATGCTGAGGATGGTAGTGTTCATACATTCtctgaagaagaaaaag TTGcttattcaaaatttataaCAGAAAGATTGATAGATCAAGAGGAtgttttatcaaattatGTTCCAATTGACCCATCAACTGAtcaattatttgtaaattgtACAGATGGTGTTTTACTAaa taaattaatggaatcattatttttaacacaAGTTAATTTAAAAGGACtatgtataaaaaataaaatgaatccatttgaaatgattcaaaatcaaaatatagtAATTAAAAATGCAATTGAAGTTGGTTGTATTATTGTAAATATTGGTGCACAAGATTTAATGAATGCAACACCCTATTTAGTATTAGGTGTAATTTGGCAAATTATtaaa caaggtttattatcaaaagttAATCAAAAtgcaaatgaaattttagaaatattatttgaagaagaTTCAGTTAAAGAAGTTGATAATACACAAAATCAATCAGATGAACATTCAGCAGAGGAAATTTTATTAAGATGggtaaattatcatttagaGAAAGAAGGTTGTGAAAGAAGAATTAGTAATTTCAGTGAGGATATTCAAGATAGTGTAGTTTATTCACATTTATTTCATCAATTAGtaccaattgaatttgagAATTTAGTTTCAACAATTCATTCAGAATCAAATCTATTCTCAAGAGCTGAGTTAATTACAAAGGCATGTGAAAAGATTGGTGTAAAATGTTTCCTTACACCATCTGATATTGCATTAGGTcatccaaaattaaatttagcaTTGGTTGCCTCATTATTCAATTCAGAGGCTGCAATTGCAAATTTACGTAAAGAGAGGGAAGAAAAGCATAGAACTGATCAAGAGCGTTTAGAACGTGAACGTTTAGAACGTGAACGTATAGAAAGGGAGCGTTTAGAAAGGGAGCGTTTGGAACAAGAACGTTTAGAGCGTGAACGTTTAGAGAGAGAACGTTTAGAGAAACAACGACAAGAAATGGAACGTATTGAACAAGAACGTATTGAACTTGAACGTTTAGAGCGTGAACGTTTAGAACAGGAGCGTCTTGAACAGGAGCGTATTGAACGTGAACGTTTAGAGCGTGAACGTTTAGAACAAGAAAGATTAGAACAAGAGCGTCTTGAACGTGAACGTCTCGAACAGGAGCGTTTAGAATGTGAACGTTTAGAACGTGAACGTTTAGAGCAAGAGCGTCTCGAGCAAGAACGTTTAGAACGTGAGCGTATTGAACTAGAGGAATTGGAACGTATTGAACGTGAGCGTTTAGAATATGAAGAACGTGAACGTATTGAACGTGAACGTATAGAGCGTGAACGTGAAGAACTTGAAGAGCAAGAACGTCTAGAGTATGAGCGTCTCGAACAAGAACGTATTGAACGTGAAGAAATGGAGCGTATCGAACGTGAACGTATTGAACGTGAAGAATTTGAACGTCTCGAAGAAGAACGTATTGAACGTGAGCGTGAAGAAGCCTTACGTCTAGAAGCAGAAAGACTCGAAAGGGAATTACGTGAACGTGAACGTATAACTAGACAAAGTGAATTAGAACGTATAGAATACaataaagaatataaaatttgtaTTAGAATTCAAAAGAGAATGATCGATGATACCTCACTCACTGATAATATGACAAAGTTAATTGGTGATATAACAGaattgaaaagaaatatCATTGGTGAACTTAGAAATACAACTCATCATCAAGCAGAATTGAAAAAACTTACTAAATCAATCGATCGTGTATTGGAGAATAAAAATGAAGGTAAAAAACTaaagaaacaaaagaaaGTAATCATTAAACCAGTTAAAGGTGTACCAAATGGTTTGGAtccaaataaaatgaaaaactaTCAATCactattttattatcttcaaaCCAGACCAGAGGTAATGGGTAAGCTGTTATTCCTTTTAGATAGAAATCAAATGGGTAAAACTTTTGATAATCTCCTCCTTTCAATGTTTCCATATGAAATTTCACCACGTGAAGAGGATTTATTCCTAAAAGCCTTAACCGTTGGTATTGAATATCAAATTAAGTACTCTGAAACCCTACAAGATTTCCTTCAATCAGAATCGGTGCCAATGAAATTACTTTACCAatattttaagaaaaaagggttcaaatatttaaaagagaTTATAACtccattgattttaaaagttttagatcaaactgatttaaatttaaattttgatccTTATTGGATTCAAAAAGAGATTCAAATAgctaaagaattaaaagatggTAAAAAGAGTGAAAAGAAAACACTAGATCAAACATTTGAACAATTGATGGCAAATAATGATGTAGTATCTATTTTCAATTCAAGATGTCTTCAATTGGTTGAGCTTGGTAATGCATTCTTAGAACGTAtaacaaaatcaattgaacaaCTACCAGTTCAATTACGTTATCTTTGTAGAATAATTGCAGAGAAATCAAAATATGCTTTTCCAACCAATAATACCAACAATCACCACAATGGCGGTGGTATTTCAAGTGATGAAAGTGGTAGTACCACAGCTAATataactttaaataataatcgtTCAAAACAATTACCAGAGAATCGTGAAAAGTATATTTCttactttttaattatttatcgTTTCATTATTCCAATTATTTCATCACCAGatcttttaaatgaattagtATTACTTCAACATCCATACATTACAAAACAAAGTCGTTTCAATCTATCACAATTATCACGTTTAATTCAATCGGTTTTCTCTGAAAAACCTTGGATGAATTATTTCCCAACTGTTTATCTCAATAAATGGATCATTCAAAATTCATCATCCGCTGATAAATTCCTTTGTCAAGTGGCACAAGTACCAGATTTAGATGAATTAATTCACTATAGCGAATATAATGAAATCATGttggaaaataatattaaattttgttcaGTAATTAATATCTCTGAGATCATTTGGTTACATGAAACTATTCTTTCAAACTTTTATGATCTTGAAGATATTGGTACATTGAAAGAGGTCTCTgagaaatcaattcaaaatttagcAGAAAGAGCTATAAACTCAAAATTGGATAAAGGTAAATATGTTACAGCCGCAAGACAATCGACTCCAGCCATCATGACTAGTCAAAAATCACAAAATTGGCCATTGAAAAAGTATTTAGATGAAATCGATTTCCCAATTCAATTACCTGAACAAGGTGATCGTTCAATTCAACTCTCTTTTATCAATCGTTTAGATCAATTGAATGAACAATCCATTGATCTTTGGAAAGAATGTAAACTTTGGATGATCGATATCCTTTCAAAGAGTCAACCACCAAAAAAGAATGCCAATACCATTGAGATCATTCGTGAAGCTATCGATTACTTTAAAACTGGTAGTAACTCTTCAGAGAATCTATCAATAATCAATAAATCCAATGAATTAATCTCACGTTTAAGAACATTTGATCGTGATCAATGTACCGATGGTTTGGATGGTGGTGGTCCTGATAATTTCAATCTCTTCCTATTGGATGTTGAAAAAGAGTTGGCTACAATTCTAAGAAAGAATAAAGTTATGAGATCAGAGTTAACTCGTCTTCATAGTCTTTTGAAATCGATTAGAATTGATGCCGCCCCTCTTGAACATTTAACTAAATTCCAAAATGAACAACTTGAAAAAGCAATCGTaaagaaacaattaaaaacaacTCAATTAACTCCATTACCAAAagataaatcaacaattaaaccTCATAAATTCATTCTATTGGATCTTGTAAAGAAAGGTATGATACTTCGTTGTGAATTACCAGAATCAAGTTTTagtaaaacaaaaatttatatCAAATCTTTAGGTCCtggtttatttgaaattgaagctAAATTTGGTCCAATCACAAAATCCCTACAATTAGAATTAGATGATCTCTtggaaaaatcaaaaaatcatATTGATGAATTCCCATTAGAAGGTATAACTTTAGATGTAACTTTAacaattcatttattaatgaaattatttagtttataa